One window from the genome of Pseudonocardia hierapolitana encodes:
- the murQ gene encoding N-acetylmuramic acid 6-phosphate etherase, producing the protein MSADRRQHSGFADTPVGLDGMETERVDPRYASIDRASVAELAVLMNEADATVPLAVRAALPQIVPAIEAVAQRMRDGGRLLYVGAGTPGRLGVLDASECPPTFSTPPDLVRGLIAGGEPAVFTAQEGVEDDADAGRAVIAAEGVGPADSVVGVTASGRTPYVLAAIGEARARGALTVGMSCNAGTALSAAAEHAIEVVVGPEVVAGSTRLKAGTAQKLVLNMFSTIAMVQLGKTYGNLMVDLGATNAKLRERAVRMVRTVTGASRERAEEALEASGMRVTLAILRLERGLDADEASARLAAAGGRLRDVLEAT; encoded by the coding sequence ATGAGCGCCGATCGGCGTCAGCACAGTGGCTTCGCTGATACGCCGGTGGGGCTGGACGGGATGGAGACCGAGCGGGTCGACCCCCGGTACGCCTCCATCGACCGGGCGAGCGTCGCCGAGCTCGCCGTCCTCATGAACGAGGCCGACGCCACCGTGCCCCTCGCCGTGCGGGCGGCGCTGCCGCAGATCGTGCCGGCCATCGAGGCGGTGGCGCAGCGGATGCGCGACGGCGGGCGGCTGCTCTACGTCGGCGCAGGCACCCCGGGCCGCCTCGGCGTGCTGGACGCCTCGGAGTGCCCGCCGACGTTCAGCACTCCGCCGGACCTGGTCCGCGGGCTGATCGCCGGCGGCGAGCCGGCCGTGTTCACGGCGCAGGAGGGCGTCGAGGACGACGCGGACGCCGGGCGCGCGGTGATCGCCGCGGAAGGCGTGGGGCCGGCCGACTCGGTCGTCGGGGTCACGGCGAGCGGACGCACGCCCTACGTCCTGGCGGCGATCGGCGAGGCCCGCGCGCGGGGAGCGCTCACCGTCGGGATGTCGTGCAACGCGGGTACCGCGCTCTCGGCCGCCGCCGAGCACGCGATCGAGGTGGTGGTCGGGCCCGAGGTGGTGGCCGGGTCCACCCGGCTCAAGGCGGGCACCGCGCAGAAGCTGGTGCTCAACATGTTCTCGACGATCGCGATGGTGCAGCTGGGCAAGACCTACGGCAACCTCATGGTCGACCTGGGGGCCACCAACGCGAAGCTGCGCGAGCGGGCGGTCCGGATGGTCCGCACCGTCACCGGCGCTTCTCGCGAGCGGGCCGAGGAGGCCCTCGAGGCCTCGGGGATGCGGGTCACGCTCGCGATCCTGCGCCTCGAGCGCGGACTGGACGCGGACGAGGCGAGCGCCCGCCTCGCGGCCGCGGGCGGCAGGCTGCGCGACGTCCTGGAGGCGACGTGA
- a CDS encoding ABC transporter ATP-binding protein, which translates to MSAPVLEVRDLAVGAAGRLPVDIVHGVDLVLHRGETVGVVGESGSGKSVTMLAVMRLLGDPLRITRGSVRFCGRDLAPLSEPEMRALRGREIAMVYQDPMTSLHPLIRVGDQVAEVMRVHGVDADAARERTLELFARVGIPDPTRTVRAYPHEFSGGMRQRVVIAMALALRPTLLIADEPTTALDVTIQQQILGLVAELQRELGMTTIWVTHDLGVVARLVERVVVMYGGHVVEDAPVREIFAAPQHPYTARLLASLPNPADDARPPLAQIPGRPPLPGERVEGCPFRPRCLQARDVCAERPPLLDRGAGRAACWVPVEEWT; encoded by the coding sequence GTGAGCGCGCCCGTGCTGGAGGTCCGGGACCTCGCCGTCGGCGCCGCGGGTCGCCTGCCCGTCGATATCGTGCACGGCGTCGACCTGGTGCTGCACCGCGGCGAGACCGTCGGGGTGGTCGGCGAGAGCGGCTCGGGCAAATCGGTCACGATGCTCGCGGTGATGCGGCTGCTCGGCGATCCGCTGCGGATCACCCGCGGCAGTGTCCGGTTCTGCGGCCGCGACCTCGCGCCCCTCTCCGAGCCGGAGATGCGGGCGCTGCGCGGGCGCGAGATCGCGATGGTCTACCAGGACCCCATGACCTCGCTGCACCCGCTGATCCGGGTGGGCGACCAGGTCGCCGAGGTCATGCGCGTGCACGGCGTGGACGCCGACGCCGCCCGCGAGCGCACCCTCGAACTGTTCGCCCGCGTCGGCATCCCGGATCCCACCCGCACCGTGCGGGCGTACCCGCACGAGTTCTCCGGCGGCATGCGCCAGCGCGTCGTGATCGCGATGGCGCTCGCGCTGCGCCCCACCCTGCTGATCGCGGACGAGCCGACCACAGCCCTCGACGTCACCATCCAGCAGCAGATCCTCGGTCTCGTCGCCGAGCTGCAGCGCGAGCTGGGCATGACCACGATCTGGGTCACCCACGACCTGGGCGTGGTCGCGCGGCTCGTGGAGCGCGTGGTGGTGATGTACGGCGGGCACGTGGTCGAGGACGCTCCGGTGCGCGAGATCTTCGCCGCGCCGCAGCACCCGTACACGGCGCGGCTGCTCGCGTCACTGCCCAACCCGGCCGACGACGCCCGGCCGCCGCTCGCGCAGATCCCCGGCCGGCCGCCGTTGCCCGGCGAGCGCGTCGAGGGCTGCCCGTTCCGCCCGCGCTGCCTCCAGGCCCGCGACGTGTGTGCGGAACGGCCGCCGCTGCTGGACCGCGGAGCCGGCCGGGCGGCGTGCTGGGTGCCCGTCGAGGAGTGGACCTGA
- a CDS encoding CopG family transcriptional regulator yields MRTTVNLDDDVLLAVQERARRERRSVGEVLSELARQALTDGIPAQRAEGRHGFHPLPPRGRPVSNALVDRLREDEPE; encoded by the coding sequence GTGCGCACCACCGTGAACCTCGACGACGACGTTCTTCTCGCGGTCCAAGAACGGGCGCGACGGGAGCGACGGAGCGTCGGCGAGGTTCTTTCGGAGTTGGCTCGCCAGGCGCTTACCGACGGCATTCCCGCGCAGCGTGCGGAGGGCCGGCACGGTTTCCACCCGCTCCCGCCACGCGGTCGTCCGGTGTCCAACGCGTTGGTCGATCGGCTCCGTGAGGACGAACCCGAGTGA
- a CDS encoding sugar phosphate isomerase/epimerase family protein, producing MRIAVCTVSLPEWTPEEAVTEVAALGFDGIEWRVADDAATDGPPGFWRGNRCTLPASTFEQDAPRIGELTRAAGLDIPAIGPYARCDDLGTVERLMRGAAALGAPRMRVQVGAPGPEGYRETFARRREEFRAVADLALRHGVQALLELHHQSIVSSASAAARFLDGVDPRAVGVIHDVGNMVREGYEFDPWSLEILGEHLAHVHVKNAELRPAPGASPPWSWEWAPMRTGAAPLQRLFDALAGVGYEGWVSLEDFSTEVPLRERLADGLAYVRELTE from the coding sequence GTGCGCATCGCTGTCTGCACCGTCAGCCTGCCCGAGTGGACGCCAGAGGAGGCCGTCACCGAGGTGGCGGCGCTGGGGTTCGACGGGATCGAGTGGCGGGTGGCCGACGACGCGGCCACCGACGGCCCGCCCGGCTTCTGGCGCGGCAACCGCTGCACGCTCCCGGCGTCGACCTTCGAGCAGGACGCGCCGCGGATCGGGGAGCTGACCCGCGCCGCCGGCCTCGACATCCCCGCGATCGGCCCGTACGCGCGCTGCGACGACCTCGGGACCGTGGAGCGCCTCATGCGCGGGGCGGCGGCGCTGGGCGCGCCCCGGATGCGCGTGCAGGTCGGTGCACCCGGCCCCGAGGGCTACCGGGAGACGTTCGCGCGCCGCCGCGAGGAGTTCCGAGCCGTCGCCGATCTCGCGCTGCGGCACGGGGTGCAGGCGCTGCTGGAGCTGCACCACCAGTCGATCGTGTCCAGTGCATCGGCCGCCGCCCGGTTCCTCGACGGCGTCGACCCGCGCGCCGTCGGTGTGATCCACGACGTCGGGAACATGGTGCGCGAGGGCTACGAGTTCGACCCCTGGAGCCTGGAGATCCTCGGCGAGCACCTCGCCCACGTGCACGTCAAGAACGCGGAGCTGCGGCCGGCACCGGGCGCGTCGCCGCCGTGGAGCTGGGAGTGGGCGCCCATGCGGACGGGCGCGGCGCCCCTGCAGCGGCTCTTCGACGCCCTCGCGGGTGTCGGCTACGAGGGCTGGGTGTCGCTGGAGGACTTCTCCACCGAGGTCCCGCTGCGCGAGCGGCTCGCGGACGGCCTCGCCTACGTCCGGGAACTCACCGAATAG
- a CDS encoding ABC transporter permease, which yields MSTLVAPGLPAATGRRGLLRRTLAGRSGAVGAALVGVVLLAALAAQLGLLPHDPLAQAPAERLSGPSGAHWFGTDQFGRDVLARSAAGAAASLQIAVVAVAIAAVAGTAAGVAAGFFRGWSDRSVLGVTNVLFAFPPLLLALALASAFTRTWLTVAVAIAIVYTPIFVRVARGPVLSLREADFVRATTVLGFSPLRTLSRHVLPNIAPIVIVQVTLSLSWAVLTEASLSFLGLGTPPPAPSLGAMVLEARVLVNVAWWTMAAPGAVIVALVVGLNLLGDGLRDALDPRNGGPR from the coding sequence ATGAGCACGCTCGTCGCGCCCGGTCTGCCCGCCGCCACCGGACGCCGCGGGCTGTTGCGGCGCACCCTCGCCGGCCGCAGCGGCGCCGTCGGCGCGGCTCTGGTGGGGGTCGTGCTGCTCGCGGCGCTCGCCGCGCAGCTCGGGCTGCTGCCCCACGACCCGCTCGCCCAGGCGCCTGCCGAACGGCTCTCCGGGCCGTCGGGGGCGCACTGGTTCGGCACCGACCAGTTCGGCCGCGACGTCCTCGCCCGCTCCGCCGCGGGGGCGGCCGCGTCGCTGCAGATCGCGGTGGTCGCGGTGGCGATCGCCGCGGTGGCGGGCACCGCGGCGGGAGTGGCGGCCGGGTTCTTCCGCGGGTGGTCGGACCGATCGGTCCTCGGCGTCACCAACGTGCTCTTCGCGTTCCCGCCGCTCCTGCTCGCGCTCGCGCTGGCGTCGGCGTTCACCCGCACCTGGCTGACGGTGGCGGTCGCCATCGCGATCGTCTACACACCGATCTTCGTGCGGGTGGCGCGCGGGCCGGTGCTGTCCCTGCGCGAGGCCGACTTCGTGCGCGCCACGACCGTGCTCGGCTTCTCCCCGCTGCGCACGCTCAGCCGGCACGTGCTGCCCAACATCGCGCCGATCGTGATCGTGCAGGTCACGCTGTCGCTGTCGTGGGCGGTGCTCACCGAGGCGTCGCTGTCGTTCCTCGGGCTCGGCACCCCGCCGCCCGCGCCGTCGCTGGGTGCGATGGTGCTGGAAGCGCGGGTGCTCGTGAACGTCGCCTGGTGGACGATGGCCGCCCCCGGCGCGGTGATCGTCGCGCTGGTGGTGGGGCTGAACCTGCTGGGCGACGGCCTCCGCGACGCCCTGGACCCCCGAAACGGAGGCCCCCGATGA
- a CDS encoding TA system VapC family ribonuclease toxin — protein sequence MTRALLDINVLLALLDSDHVDHGRASDWLDAEIGSGWASCPITQNGFVRIVSQPRYPSPVPPAQAVSLLELACSTEHHEFWPCDVTFLDKASIDRSRVHGPRQVTDAYLLALATKHGGRFVTFDRSVALSAVPAATPANLTVLT from the coding sequence GTGACCCGCGCTCTTCTGGACATCAACGTTCTCCTCGCGCTGCTCGACAGCGACCATGTCGACCATGGGCGTGCCAGCGACTGGCTCGACGCGGAGATCGGGTCAGGATGGGCGTCCTGCCCGATCACCCAGAACGGCTTCGTACGAATCGTCAGCCAGCCGCGGTACCCGAGCCCTGTTCCTCCAGCACAGGCGGTGAGCCTGCTCGAGCTGGCGTGCTCGACCGAGCACCACGAGTTCTGGCCATGCGATGTCACGTTCCTGGACAAGGCGTCGATCGACCGGAGCCGCGTGCACGGGCCGCGTCAGGTGACCGATGCGTACCTGCTGGCGCTCGCGACGAAGCACGGCGGCCGGTTCGTCACGTTCGATCGGTCGGTGGCCCTGTCCGCAGTGCCTGCGGCGACCCCGGCCAACCTCACGGTCCTCACCTGA
- a CDS encoding anhydro-N-acetylmuramic acid kinase, which produces MKVLGLISGTSHDGIDAAVVDFALDGDVLHGHVTAATSTPYDPPLRARIRAALPPAATTLAEVCALDTLIGQAFADAAATITAAAPPVDAVCSHGQTVYHWVDQHGVDGTRALGTLQIGQPAWIAERLGVPVVSDVRIRDISAGGQGAPLVSYLDTLLLAGLPGRPAALNLGGIANVTVPTHPAGSARSAGSPSPGPGPLAWDTGPANALIDAAVLRTGAHPAGYDVDGALAARGRVDEQLLTDLLAEPYYRLPPPKSTGKELFHDGYLDAALARPIEPADLVATLTALTARTVADAVRGAGVDTLVVSGGGAANPTLMAMLGAELPGVRLVPSADLGAPRDAKEAIAFALIGWQTLHGLPATLPSCTGASGPRVLGTITPGAGPLRLPEPATVPRALRLSVAEEAR; this is translated from the coding sequence GTGAAGGTCCTCGGGCTGATCTCCGGCACCTCGCACGACGGCATCGACGCCGCCGTCGTCGACTTCGCCCTCGACGGGGACGTCCTGCACGGGCACGTCACGGCCGCGACCAGCACGCCGTACGACCCCCCGCTGCGCGCCCGCATCCGCGCCGCGCTGCCCCCGGCGGCCACCACGCTCGCCGAGGTGTGCGCGCTCGACACGCTCATCGGGCAGGCCTTCGCCGACGCGGCCGCGACGATCACAGCCGCCGCCCCTCCCGTCGACGCGGTCTGCTCGCACGGCCAGACCGTCTACCACTGGGTTGATCAACACGGCGTGGACGGCACCCGGGCCCTCGGCACGCTGCAGATCGGGCAGCCCGCGTGGATCGCCGAGCGCCTCGGCGTGCCGGTCGTGTCCGACGTGCGGATCCGCGACATCAGCGCAGGCGGGCAGGGCGCCCCGCTCGTCTCCTACCTCGACACCCTCCTGCTCGCCGGGCTGCCCGGCCGCCCGGCCGCTCTCAACCTGGGCGGGATCGCCAACGTCACGGTGCCCACCCACCCCGCCGGCTCCGCACGCTCCGCGGGCTCACCGTCCCCCGGGCCCGGCCCGCTCGCCTGGGACACCGGCCCGGCCAACGCCCTGATCGACGCCGCGGTGCTGCGGACCGGCGCCCATCCGGCCGGCTACGACGTCGACGGCGCCCTCGCCGCGCGCGGGCGCGTGGACGAGCAGCTGCTGACCGACCTCCTCGCCGAGCCCTACTACCGGCTGCCCCCGCCCAAGAGCACCGGCAAGGAGCTGTTCCACGACGGCTACCTCGACGCCGCGCTCGCCCGCCCGATCGAGCCGGCGGACCTGGTCGCGACGCTCACCGCCCTCACCGCACGCACGGTGGCCGACGCGGTGCGCGGTGCGGGCGTCGACACCCTCGTCGTCTCCGGCGGCGGCGCCGCCAACCCGACGCTGATGGCGATGCTCGGCGCCGAGCTGCCGGGCGTCCGGCTCGTGCCGTCGGCCGACCTGGGCGCGCCCCGCGATGCGAAGGAGGCGATCGCGTTCGCCCTCATCGGCTGGCAGACCCTGCACGGCCTGCCCGCGACCCTGCCGAGCTGCACCGGAGCGAGCGGCCCCCGGGTACTGGGCACGATCACCCCGGGCGCGGGCCCGCTGCGGCTGCCCGAACCCGCAACCGTGCCGAGGGCGCTGCGCCTGAGCGTGGCCGAGGAGGCGCGATGA
- a CDS encoding universal stress protein, with protein sequence MSQRTSALAPPAAPHRPAEALVVMPHEPDVPTWVARACRQSGRQVRIEPAPGNPEDRLLTVAALAGRSVLLLGPPGAGRAGTGRVVAAVRDLPSDAAVLGEAALAAEVLDAAVVPVHCVPLSFGERSVGLTDALARGHEVLDAAVAQITADAPGLTVLPRLLRVRPHELVGEGLDADLLVLGGPRHRIPARIGLVGCSAVQHAPCPVLLAARPG encoded by the coding sequence ATGAGCCAGCGCACGTCCGCGCTCGCCCCACCCGCCGCGCCGCACCGACCCGCCGAGGCCCTCGTCGTCATGCCTCACGAGCCCGACGTGCCGACCTGGGTGGCGCGCGCATGTCGGCAGTCCGGGCGGCAGGTGCGGATCGAGCCCGCACCCGGCAACCCCGAGGACCGTCTGCTCACGGTCGCCGCGCTCGCCGGGCGCAGCGTCCTCCTCCTGGGCCCGCCGGGTGCCGGCCGGGCCGGTACGGGACGGGTGGTCGCCGCGGTCCGCGACCTCCCGTCGGACGCCGCGGTCCTCGGCGAGGCCGCCCTCGCGGCCGAGGTGCTCGACGCCGCGGTCGTGCCCGTGCACTGCGTGCCGCTCTCCTTCGGGGAGCGCAGTGTCGGGCTCACCGACGCACTGGCTCGCGGGCACGAGGTCCTCGACGCGGCCGTCGCGCAGATCACCGCGGACGCCCCGGGCCTCACCGTGCTCCCCCGCCTGCTGCGGGTGCGCCCGCACGAGCTCGTGGGCGAAGGGCTCGACGCCGACCTGCTCGTGCTCGGCGGCCCCCGCCACCGGATCCCGGCCCGCATCGGGCTGGTGGGATGCAGCGCCGTGCAGCACGCGCCCTGCCCGGTGCTGCTCGCGGCCCGGCCCGGCTAG
- a CDS encoding DUF1579 family protein produces the protein MRNTELEKLDGLVGEWRTTLSDAWFLEAPGTEVPGTTTVEWLGESFLVVRTEFGGGGHDHSEMRLVLGRSDPNDRFVALYHDDRGVCREFAMTFDGGNWTMSREDPDFHQRFIADVGKDRISGRWEASEDQGATWRKDFDLNFERA, from the coding sequence ATGCGCAACACCGAACTCGAGAAGCTCGACGGGCTCGTCGGGGAGTGGAGGACGACCCTGTCCGACGCCTGGTTCCTCGAAGCACCGGGCACCGAGGTGCCGGGCACCACCACGGTCGAATGGCTCGGTGAGTCGTTCCTGGTCGTGCGGACCGAGTTCGGCGGGGGCGGGCACGACCACTCCGAGATGAGGCTCGTGCTCGGGCGCAGCGACCCGAACGACCGGTTCGTCGCCCTCTACCACGACGACCGCGGCGTGTGCCGCGAGTTCGCCATGACCTTCGACGGCGGCAACTGGACCATGAGCCGGGAGGACCCCGACTTCCACCAGCGGTTCATCGCCGACGTCGGGAAGGACCGGATCAGCGGTCGCTGGGAGGCCTCCGAGGACCAGGGGGCAACCTGGCGCAAGGACTTCGACCTCAACTTCGAACGAGCCTGA
- a CDS encoding ABC transporter permease translates to MIARHPLVRRLLEALATLLGVAVLVFVMLRAIPGDQVTASLGTEAAALTPAQRAALEAYYGLDQPLPVQFLSWLGAVATGNLGASQRSGESVLQMTASALPITLELAVLSLVIGLVLGLAAAMLSASRPNSARDAAGQAVGLAGLSVPAFLLGSALLALSSRFLGYNPNAEQFAPLATDPWLHLQQLLMPAIVLGFGLAAPIMRTARSALLEVRSQDYVRTARGKGVGPRGLALRHVLPGALVPIVTMTGLQFGYLLGGAVVVEQIFSVPGIGRQVLLGIQQKEYAVVQSTVLVIALTFVLVNLGTDLLYRVIDPRVRE, encoded by the coding sequence ATGATCGCTCGCCATCCGCTCGTCCGGCGCCTGCTCGAAGCCCTCGCCACCCTCCTCGGCGTGGCGGTGCTGGTCTTCGTGATGCTCCGCGCGATCCCCGGCGACCAGGTCACGGCCAGCCTCGGCACCGAGGCCGCCGCGCTCACCCCGGCCCAGCGCGCCGCGCTCGAGGCGTACTACGGGCTGGACCAGCCACTGCCCGTCCAGTTCCTGTCCTGGCTCGGCGCCGTGGCCACCGGCAACCTCGGCGCGTCGCAGCGCAGCGGCGAGTCGGTGCTGCAGATGACCGCGTCCGCGCTGCCGATCACGCTCGAGCTCGCGGTGCTGTCGTTGGTGATCGGGCTCGTCCTCGGGCTGGCCGCGGCGATGCTCTCGGCGTCGCGGCCCAACTCCGCCCGCGACGCCGCCGGGCAGGCGGTGGGCCTCGCCGGGCTGTCGGTGCCGGCGTTCCTGCTGGGCTCTGCGCTGCTCGCGCTCTCGTCCCGCTTCCTCGGCTACAACCCGAACGCCGAGCAGTTCGCACCGCTCGCCACCGACCCGTGGCTGCACCTGCAGCAGCTGCTCATGCCGGCCATCGTGCTCGGCTTCGGCCTCGCGGCGCCGATCATGCGGACGGCCCGGTCGGCACTGCTGGAGGTCCGCTCGCAGGACTACGTGCGCACCGCCCGCGGCAAGGGCGTCGGCCCGCGCGGGCTGGCACTGCGGCACGTCCTGCCCGGTGCCCTCGTCCCGATCGTGACGATGACCGGACTGCAGTTCGGCTACCTGCTCGGCGGCGCCGTGGTCGTCGAGCAGATCTTCTCGGTGCCGGGGATCGGGCGGCAGGTGCTGCTCGGGATCCAGCAGAAGGAGTACGCGGTCGTGCAGAGCACCGTGCTGGTGATCGCGCTGACGTTCGTGCTGGTCAACCTCGGCACCGACCTGCTCTACCGGGTGATCGACCCACGGGTGCGGGAATGA
- a CDS encoding MurR/RpiR family transcriptional regulator, with amino-acid sequence MSVLVRIRAVAPSLRPAQRRVAEAVLQDPAGTAELPIGRLAQRCATSVATVMRFCRSAGFHGYPELRLALARETGREAAGEAAVLSPDIDRDDSLADIVAKIAFNDAAAVQDTAATLDLDALAGAVDAVAAARRIDVYGIGASGFVGQDLHQKLHRIGLLAFAWPDPHAALTSAALLDAGCVAIGISHTGSTADTVDALRVARESGARTIAITNFVPSPLTGHADLVLATAARETTFRSGAMASRIAQLAVIDCLFVGVAQRSYDRTTTALGRTYRAVRSRRIGGGP; translated from the coding sequence GTGAGCGTCCTCGTGCGGATCCGCGCCGTGGCGCCGTCCCTGCGCCCGGCACAGCGGCGGGTCGCCGAGGCGGTGCTGCAAGATCCGGCCGGCACCGCGGAGCTGCCGATCGGACGGCTCGCCCAGCGGTGCGCGACGTCGGTGGCCACCGTCATGCGGTTCTGCCGGTCGGCCGGTTTCCACGGCTATCCAGAGCTGCGGCTCGCCCTGGCGCGCGAGACGGGCCGCGAGGCCGCGGGCGAGGCCGCCGTGCTCTCACCGGACATCGACCGCGACGACTCGCTCGCCGACATCGTCGCGAAGATCGCCTTCAACGACGCGGCCGCCGTGCAGGACACCGCCGCCACCCTCGACCTGGACGCGCTGGCCGGGGCCGTCGACGCCGTGGCGGCGGCGCGGCGGATCGACGTGTACGGCATCGGGGCGAGCGGGTTCGTGGGGCAGGACCTGCACCAGAAGTTGCACCGCATCGGGCTGCTCGCCTTCGCGTGGCCGGATCCGCACGCCGCGCTCACGTCGGCCGCGCTGCTGGACGCGGGCTGCGTCGCGATCGGCATCTCGCACACCGGCTCCACCGCCGACACCGTCGACGCCCTGCGGGTCGCGCGGGAGTCGGGGGCACGCACGATCGCGATCACCAACTTCGTCCCCTCCCCGCTCACCGGGCACGCCGACCTGGTGCTCGCGACCGCCGCCCGGGAGACGACCTTCCGCTCCGGTGCCATGGCCAGCCGGATCGCCCAGCTCGCCGTGATCGACTGCCTCTTCGTCGGGGTGGCGCAACGCTCCTACGACCGGACGACGACGGCGCTGGGCCGGACGTACCGGGCGGTGCGGTCCCGCCGGATCGGGGGCGGCCCGTGA
- a CDS encoding ABC transporter substrate-binding protein: MRRGMGAVVAASAVLLAACSGGGGAPSGGAAPSGLVVGATSDPDTLYPWKATQFQAVHVLEQLYGTLTELDADLEVVPGLAESWQVSEDGRTITMTLRRGVTFADGSAFDSADVKASLDRIRDEATGAVAAASLASVSGVEAPDPTTVVLTLSGPDAGILAALASVNLAMLPSDATEQALQATPNGTGPFRLTQRTPNQSMALAPNPDFWGGAPEVPSLEFRVIPDETSIVSAMQSGNVDFAVFDDPLVAQSAEGSGLTVTETPQLSYHVLQLNARRAPLDNLDVRLAIQCAIDRQQVLDTAALGEGEVIGPITSPAYRSDPAARPCPQRDVDAARRHLAAAGHAGGLTLSAIVSQGEYATSVNEATNIQAQLGEAGITLNLDVLESGAYVDRWVAADFQAAVALNGGRPDPDGMYGRYFTSTGNLNKVAGYSSPALDALFAQGKATADPEARKAIYQQVSAELENNAAWVWLFTSFTYTATSADVSGFTPMANGSLKHLRETTVGGS; encoded by the coding sequence ATGCGTCGTGGGATGGGTGCGGTCGTGGCGGCGTCCGCGGTTCTGCTGGCCGCCTGCTCAGGAGGCGGCGGGGCGCCGTCCGGGGGTGCCGCGCCGAGCGGCCTGGTCGTGGGCGCGACGTCCGACCCCGACACCCTCTACCCCTGGAAGGCCACGCAGTTCCAGGCCGTCCACGTGCTCGAGCAGCTCTACGGCACCCTCACCGAGCTCGACGCCGACCTGGAGGTGGTGCCCGGTCTCGCCGAGTCGTGGCAGGTGTCCGAGGACGGCAGGACGATCACGATGACGCTGCGCCGGGGCGTCACGTTCGCCGACGGCAGCGCGTTCGACTCCGCCGACGTCAAGGCCTCCCTCGACCGGATCCGCGACGAGGCGACCGGCGCCGTCGCGGCCGCGAGCCTGGCCTCGGTCAGCGGCGTGGAGGCTCCCGACCCCACCACGGTCGTGCTCACGCTCTCCGGCCCGGACGCGGGCATCCTCGCGGCGCTGGCCTCGGTGAACCTCGCGATGCTGCCCAGCGACGCCACCGAGCAGGCCCTTCAGGCGACCCCGAACGGCACCGGCCCGTTCCGGCTCACCCAGCGCACGCCAAACCAGTCGATGGCCCTCGCCCCGAACCCGGACTTCTGGGGCGGGGCACCCGAGGTGCCGTCGCTGGAGTTCCGGGTGATCCCCGACGAGACGTCGATCGTGTCGGCCATGCAGTCCGGCAACGTCGACTTCGCGGTGTTCGACGACCCGCTCGTGGCGCAGAGCGCCGAGGGGTCCGGTCTCACCGTCACCGAGACGCCGCAGCTGTCCTACCACGTGCTGCAGCTCAACGCCCGCCGGGCGCCGCTCGACAATCTCGACGTGCGGCTGGCGATCCAGTGCGCCATCGACCGGCAGCAGGTGCTGGACACGGCCGCGCTGGGCGAGGGGGAGGTGATCGGACCGATCACCTCCCCCGCCTACCGCTCCGACCCTGCCGCGCGCCCCTGCCCCCAGCGCGACGTCGACGCGGCGAGGCGCCACCTCGCCGCCGCGGGGCACGCCGGCGGTCTCACGCTCTCGGCGATCGTGTCGCAGGGCGAGTACGCCACCTCGGTGAACGAGGCCACCAACATCCAGGCCCAGCTGGGCGAGGCCGGCATCACCCTGAACCTCGACGTGCTGGAGTCCGGCGCGTACGTCGACCGCTGGGTGGCGGCCGACTTCCAGGCCGCGGTGGCGCTCAATGGCGGCCGTCCCGACCCGGACGGCATGTACGGGCGGTACTTCACCAGCACCGGCAACCTCAACAAGGTCGCCGGCTACTCCTCCCCCGCGCTCGACGCGCTCTTCGCCCAGGGCAAGGCCACCGCCGACCCCGAGGCCCGCAAGGCGATCTACCAGCAGGTGTCGGCGGAGCTGGAGAACAACGCGGCCTGGGTGTGGCTCTTCACGAGCTTCACCTACACCGCAACCAGCGCGGACGTCAGCGGGTTCACGCCCATGGCCAACGGCTCGCTGAAGCACCTGCGCGAGACCACCGTCGGCGGGTCATGA